The Leptolyngbya sp. 'hensonii' genomic interval CCGACACAGTTGCCATAATGGCTGATACCTGCTACAACCCCTGTGAACAGGCGGCGCGTGCGGGCATCTTCCAGGGACCCGAAGCGTAGGGAGTTGAGGAGGGCGATCGGCCGGGCCCCCATCGTGAAAATATCCCGCAGAATTCCACCAACCCCGGTTGCAGCTCCCTGGAAGGGTTCCACTGCTGAAGGATGATTGTGAGACTCAATCTTGAATGCCAGCCGTAATCCCTGGCCCAGGTCTACCACACCAGCATTTTCTCCCGGACCAACCAGGACTCGTTGACCCTCAGTCGGGAATTGCCGCAGTAGGGGTCGGGAATTTTTGTAGCAGCAATGTTCTGACCACATGACCCCAAACATGCCCAATTCCGCCTTGTTGGGATGACGATCGAGTCGGCGCACAATTTCTTCATACTCTTCGGGCTTTAAGCCCTCCGCCGCAATTTCTTCCGGAGAAAAAGGGGCAGACGATAGAGCGGACATAAGCTTCCCGTAGAGACAAGACAGGTTCCATTCTATAGCTGCTCGGTGGATCCGAATTCAAAATTCAGGAACGTTGCCTGGATGCCCTTGTTCTCGGGAAGATGAATTAGGGGCGTTGGGTCTGCTTATTGCGGAAATAGGCTTCCAGCACCTGCCGTACCATCGGGGCGGCGAAAGATCCTCCCCCACCACCGGAGTTTTCCCCAAAGGCCACCACGACAATTTCTGGCTTGTCAGTCGGTGCATAAGCCCCAAACCAGGTATGGGACTCACGACCAAAATCCTCTGCCGTACCACTTTTACCGGAAATGGGGGGCAGGTTAGACACATTCAAAGCCTGTCCGGTACCGGTGGTAATTACATTTCGGAGTCCCTCTTGCAGGGTTCGCAGGGTTTCAGGTCTCAGATTGAGGGAATCCTGCCAGTTTTTCGATTCCTCATCATCCTTAAGTAAGTGAGGTTTGACCCGATAGCCGCCATTGGCTGGAACCGCAAACATGACAGCTACCTGGAGGGGACTGGCCTGGAGATACCCCTGGCCGATCGACATGTTCACCGTATCCCCCAGAAACCAGCCTTCCTTCAGTTCCTGTTGCTTCCATTTGTCATCAGGGACTAAACCAGGAGCCTCTTCTGCCGACAGTTCTACCCCAGTCTTGCGGCCAAAGCCATAGCGTCGGGTCCAGCGGATCAGGTCTCGATCGCCAACACCCATGGCGATCTGGTAGAAGAAGGTATCACTGCTCCAAGCCATGGCTCCGACAAACCCCAGCGGCCCAAAACCGGCCCGATTCCAATCACCAAATTCAATGCCACCTACGGTAATTGAGGGATAGGTCATGAGCACCGTATCAGCAGAGAATTTGCCAGACTCAATCCCAGCTGTTGTGGTCACAATTTTGAAGGTGCTGGCCGGTGGAAAGCCTTGTAAAGCTCGATTAACAAAAGGATGATCTTCGCTCTGCAAGCGCTGCCATTGAGCGTCTGTAATCCGAGTCGAGAAGAGGTTGGGGTCAAAAGTCGGACGGCTGACCATGGCTAAAATGGCCCCATTTTTGGGATCGATCGCCACAATCGATCCCTTATGGTTCCCCAAAGCGGCCTCGGCTGCTTTCTGCAAATCCATATCCAGGGTCAATTGCACATCCTGACCAGGCAGAACGGGCTTCTGTCCCAAAATCCGAACCACCTGGCCCGCCCCATTGACTTCGACCTGCTGGCCTCCCCAGGTGCCCCGCAATCGCTTTTCATAAGCGGCCTCAATCCCCATCTGCCCAACCACGTCCCCCAGGCGATAGTTCTCACTTTTATATTTCTCAAAGTCGTTATCACTAATCTCGCCGGTGTATCCAATCACATGGGCGGCCAGATCGCCATAGGGATAGTAGCGTACGGCTTCTGCGTCTACCTCAACCCCTGGCAGGCTATTGCTGTACTCTGCCAGGGCCGTGACTTGGGCTGGGCTGATGCCCCGGGCCACCCGAATCAAGAAGGGGGAATTGTATCCAGCCTGTTCCAGGCGCTTTTGAATTTGGTCTTCAGGGACATTCAGGATTTGGGACAGACGCTTGATGGTTGTGGGCCATTCTGCCTTTTTC includes:
- the mrdA gene encoding penicillin-binding protein 2; the protein is MTLTSPVTIAQQPSPRTVGRRYQSVILMAVISIFMLGGIGSRLAYLQLIEGNRNRQLADNNRIRLIPKQPERGRILDRKGRILAGSRLSHSVFLWPLAQKKAEWPTTIKRLSQILNVPEDQIQKRLEQAGYNSPFLIRVARGISPAQVTALAEYSNSLPGVEVDAEAVRYYPYGDLAAHVIGYTGEISDNDFEKYKSENYRLGDVVGQMGIEAAYEKRLRGTWGGQQVEVNGAGQVVRILGQKPVLPGQDVQLTLDMDLQKAAEAALGNHKGSIVAIDPKNGAILAMVSRPTFDPNLFSTRITDAQWQRLQSEDHPFVNRALQGFPPASTFKIVTTTAGIESGKFSADTVLMTYPSITVGGIEFGDWNRAGFGPLGFVGAMAWSSDTFFYQIAMGVGDRDLIRWTRRYGFGRKTGVELSAEEAPGLVPDDKWKQQELKEGWFLGDTVNMSIGQGYLQASPLQVAVMFAVPANGGYRVKPHLLKDDEESKNWQDSLNLRPETLRTLQEGLRNVITTGTGQALNVSNLPPISGKSGTAEDFGRESHTWFGAYAPTDKPEIVVVAFGENSGGGGGSFAAPMVRQVLEAYFRNKQTQRP